In Nicotiana tabacum cultivar K326 chromosome 17, ASM71507v2, whole genome shotgun sequence, one DNA window encodes the following:
- the LOC107777297 gene encoding cysteine proteinase inhibitor 4-like translates to MAQQFNFLLLSCLSVIVVASSFFLVSSARSGLRHNFLDGERPIKNPNDPTVVGIATFAVNEHNKKSKSNFQLVRVMAGGTDVIPDGTVYQLEISASESNVITTRLVAVLVHPNNVKELLSFE, encoded by the coding sequence ATGGCCCAACAATTTAACTTTCTCCTCCTCTCATGTCTCTCAGTCATTGTTGttgcttcttctttctttcttgtctCCTCCGCAAGGAGTGGCTTGAGACATAATTTTCTTGATGGTGAGCGGCCCATAAAAAATCCAAATGATCCTACAGTTGTGGGAATCGCAACATTTGCTGTGAATGAGCACAATAAGAAGTCTAAAAGCAACTTTCAACTTGTAAGAGTGATGGCAGGAGGAACTGATGTAATTCCTGATGGAACTGTTTATCAACTGGAAATCAGTGCTAGTGAATCAAATGTTATCACAACCCGTCTTGTGGCTGTTTTGGTGCATCCAAACAATGTTAAAGAACTTCTTTCCTTCGAATGA